The proteins below are encoded in one region of Tachypleus tridentatus isolate NWPU-2018 chromosome 4, ASM421037v1, whole genome shotgun sequence:
- the LOC143249229 gene encoding histone-lysine N-methyltransferase SETMAR-like encodes MDVSEEHIRHIMLYEFKKSNSAVETTQNIQGIYGAESLNERKCRRWFQKFRSGDYSLSDSPCSSRPVEFNDDLLLAALDEDYAVTVELVQKCDLTHLTVHCHLQELGKVLELGKCVLHDLREANLRARVHICTSLLYLEHSSPLLSKIVTGDERWIFYKNVKCRRQ; translated from the coding sequence atggatgtatctgaggagcatattaggcatataatgctttatgagtttaagaaaagcAATAGTGCggtagaaactacacaaaacattcaaggtatttatggtgcagagtctctaaatgaaagaaaatgtcgaaggtggtttcagaagttcagatcaggtgactacagcttaagtgattcGCCATGTTCgagtcgtcctgttgagtttaatgatgacttgttactggctgcacttgatgaagattatgctgtaacagttgaactaGTACAGAAGTGTGATTTaacccatttaacagttcactgtcatctgcaagaGCTTGGAAAGGTGTTAGAACTTGGAAAATGTGTCCTCCATGATTTGagagaagccaaccttagagcaagagtgcacatttgcacttctctgctcTATCTCGAACATAGCTCACCTTTATTGAGCAAgatagtgactggagatgaaagatggatattttataaaaatgttaagtgccgtaGACAATGA
- the LOC143249230 gene encoding uncharacterized protein LOC143249230 isoform X1, with the protein MIQICGLILTWMVRVYHFSVQTLIGMKMCLTLRAYGKLSCWRKTMLFAVELLVTTIVQHFVGKLVYCGGGCYHCTAFCGIHHASYCFHSLQPVCCDHHVLCSIIIILVII; encoded by the exons ATGATTCAGATCTGTGGGTTgattttaacctggatggtcagAGTTTATCACTTTAGTGTGCAGACCTTAATTGGGATGAAGAT GTGTCTAACTCTCAGAGCTTATGGGAAACTATCATGTTGGAGAAAAACAATGTTGTTTGCTGTAGAACTGCTT GTTACTACCATTGTACAGCATTTTGTGGGGAAGCTTGTTTATTGTGGAGGAGGTTGCTACCATTGTACAGCATTTTGTGGAATCCATCATGCATCATATTGCTTTCATTCTCTTCAACCTGTGTGTTGTGATCATCATGTTCTTTGCTCAATAATTATAATCCTTGTGATTATTTAA